In Candidatus Krumholzibacteriia bacterium, a genomic segment contains:
- a CDS encoding DUF4301 family protein, whose translation MQGEWTPRDLDLLRQHAIPVEEAERQLRLFARPPHFLQLDRPCTLGDGIRHLDQTERAACLEAYEAARLAGRFLKFVPASGAASRMFAPLLEALHGRSSLRRDDLAARHDDAADEVLCFADSLPLFAFHDQLRRSLAASGLDLGTLLAGDLRPALEHLLTAKGLAYGDVPKGLLPFHRYSGTPRTAFEEHLVEAAHAIADREGCCRLHFTVAPEWLPRFEALLASRRPDLETRFGVRFDIGFSSQKAATATLAVDLEGHAFRNDAGDLLLRPGGHGALLENLGALGADLVMIKNIDNVTTEDQLADTLLWKKVLGGYLCSLQQRLFAHVSRLQSGGAPERAVEEALHFVRDDLGLTVPPAVTAAGTTAQRDFLLQRLDSPVRVCGMVHNRGEPGGGPFWVRGADEESTVQIVERAQIDTSNPEQQRIFASMTHFSPVDLVCGLRDARGQAFALQRYVDHEAVFISEKSSAGRKLRALEHPGLWNGGMSRWITLLVEVPETTFNPVKTINDLLRPAHQPQ comes from the coding sequence ATGCAGGGAGAATGGACGCCCCGGGACCTGGATCTCTTGCGCCAGCATGCCATTCCCGTGGAAGAAGCGGAGCGCCAGCTCCGTCTCTTCGCGCGGCCGCCACATTTCTTGCAACTCGACCGGCCTTGCACCCTCGGGGACGGCATCCGGCATCTCGACCAGACGGAGCGCGCCGCCTGCCTGGAAGCCTACGAAGCGGCTCGGCTCGCCGGACGCTTTCTCAAGTTCGTGCCCGCTTCGGGTGCGGCGAGCCGCATGTTCGCGCCACTCCTGGAGGCGCTGCACGGGCGCTCGTCGCTGCGGCGTGATGATCTGGCGGCAAGACACGACGATGCAGCGGACGAAGTGCTGTGCTTCGCGGACTCCTTGCCGCTCTTCGCCTTCCACGACCAGCTGCGCCGCTCCCTCGCCGCTTCGGGCCTCGACCTCGGCACCCTCCTCGCCGGCGACCTGCGCCCCGCTCTCGAGCATTTGCTGACCGCGAAGGGACTCGCCTACGGCGACGTCCCCAAGGGGCTCCTTCCCTTCCATCGCTATTCCGGAACGCCGCGCACCGCCTTCGAGGAGCATCTCGTCGAGGCGGCGCACGCCATCGCCGATCGCGAGGGATGCTGCCGGCTGCACTTCACCGTGGCCCCCGAGTGGTTGCCGCGCTTCGAGGCGCTGCTCGCCTCCCGCCGGCCGGACCTCGAAACCCGCTTCGGCGTGCGCTTCGACATCGGCTTCTCCTCGCAGAAGGCCGCCACCGCCACGCTCGCCGTGGATCTCGAGGGCCACGCCTTCCGCAACGACGCCGGCGATCTCCTGCTCCGCCCTGGCGGGCACGGTGCATTGCTCGAGAACCTCGGCGCCCTCGGAGCCGATCTCGTCATGATCAAGAACATCGACAACGTCACCACCGAGGACCAGCTGGCCGACACCCTGCTGTGGAAGAAAGTCCTCGGCGGCTATCTCTGTTCGCTGCAGCAGCGTCTCTTCGCCCACGTGTCGCGGTTGCAGTCAGGCGGCGCCCCGGAGCGCGCCGTCGAGGAGGCGCTGCATTTCGTCCGCGACGACCTGGGCCTGACCGTACCCCCAGCGGTCACCGCGGCTGGGACCACGGCCCAACGCGATTTCCTCCTGCAGCGCTTGGACAGCCCCGTGCGCGTCTGCGGTATGGTGCACAACCGTGGTGAGCCCGGCGGAGGCCCCTTCTGGGTGCGCGGCGCCGACGAGGAGTCGACGGTGCAGATCGTGGAGCGCGCCCAGATCGACACGAGCAACCCGGAACAGCAGCGCATCTTCGCCTCCATGACCCACTTCAGCCCGGTGGATCTCGTCTGCGGCTTACGCGACGCCCGCGGTCAGGCCTTCGCACTGCAGCGTTATGTGGATCACGAGGCGGTCTTCATCTCGGAAAAGTCGAGCGCCGGAAGGAAGCTACGGGCTCTGGAGCACCCCGGGCTCTGGAACGGCGGGATGTCGCGCTGGATCACCCTGCTGGTGGAAGTTCCGGAAACCACCTTCAATCCGGTGAAGACAATCAACGACCTCTTGCGTCCCGCGCACCAACCGCAGTGA
- a CDS encoding 4Fe-4S dicluster domain-containing protein, whose translation MQRIYGDTMQLGFVIDQTRCIGCHACTVACKAENDVPLGAFRTWVKYTETGDFPAVKRHFTVLRCNQCTDAPCVQICPVSALEKRADGIVDVDPAVCIGCKGCLQACPYDALYIHPGNGTAQKCHFCAHRVERGLAPACAIVCPTEAIIPGDFHDPESRVAKMRREEELVARKTEARTGPNVYYKEAHVTGVEPLAANAAGGFLWANQIPGVQLDAQTFEALERRAEGRTVYDVAHLPAWGGKVTSYLFTKSLAAGVVLAGAFLVPSVRREGGSSAVWVPFLSLLFLLATAVLLVADLKRPERFYFILRRPNWSSWIARGAVVLTAFGGVVVGWMVLLGANAGTGWGGNLLHGIVLGLAALLAALCAGYTGWLFGQSRGRVLWMKRGLWLHLIAQAVVAGAALLILVAPFIGLGLEAIGILRRVLIVGLLWHLAFTLVEAKLAPPKREAEYARAARLVSHGPFARRHWVVGVGLGTVVAIGLALFFMPPPLWAAASLLALLGLYVEEDILVRAGQALPIS comes from the coding sequence ATGCAGCGCATCTACGGAGACACGATGCAGCTCGGCTTCGTCATCGATCAAACCCGGTGCATCGGCTGCCACGCCTGCACCGTGGCCTGCAAGGCCGAGAACGACGTCCCCCTTGGCGCCTTCCGCACCTGGGTGAAGTACACCGAGACAGGCGATTTCCCGGCGGTCAAGCGCCACTTCACCGTGTTGCGCTGCAACCAGTGCACCGACGCACCGTGCGTGCAGATCTGCCCGGTCTCGGCGCTCGAAAAGCGCGCCGACGGCATCGTGGACGTGGATCCGGCCGTCTGCATCGGTTGCAAGGGCTGCCTGCAAGCCTGCCCGTACGATGCGCTTTACATCCACCCAGGAAACGGCACGGCGCAGAAGTGTCACTTCTGCGCCCATCGGGTCGAGCGCGGCCTGGCGCCAGCCTGCGCCATCGTCTGCCCGACAGAGGCGATCATCCCCGGCGACTTCCACGACCCCGAAAGCCGGGTGGCGAAGATGCGTCGCGAAGAGGAGCTGGTGGCGCGCAAGACCGAGGCACGCACCGGACCCAACGTCTATTACAAAGAAGCTCACGTCACCGGAGTCGAGCCCCTGGCCGCCAACGCGGCGGGCGGATTCCTGTGGGCGAACCAGATCCCAGGCGTGCAGCTCGATGCCCAGACCTTCGAAGCACTGGAGCGTCGTGCCGAAGGGCGGACGGTGTACGACGTCGCCCACCTGCCGGCCTGGGGCGGGAAGGTGACGAGCTATCTCTTCACCAAGTCTCTCGCCGCCGGTGTGGTATTGGCTGGCGCGTTCCTGGTGCCGTCGGTGCGGCGCGAAGGCGGAAGCAGCGCGGTCTGGGTTCCGTTCCTCTCCCTCCTCTTCCTGCTCGCGACGGCTGTTCTCTTGGTGGCGGACCTGAAGCGGCCCGAGCGCTTCTATTTCATCCTGCGGCGGCCCAACTGGAGTTCCTGGATCGCCCGTGGCGCGGTCGTGCTCACCGCCTTCGGCGGCGTGGTGGTGGGGTGGATGGTGCTCCTCGGGGCGAACGCTGGCACCGGTTGGGGTGGCAACCTGTTACACGGAATCGTTCTCGGCCTCGCGGCGCTCTTGGCGGCGCTGTGCGCCGGATACACCGGCTGGCTCTTCGGTCAATCCCGCGGTCGCGTGCTGTGGATGAAGCGCGGTTTGTGGCTGCATCTGATCGCACAGGCCGTGGTAGCGGGTGCGGCGCTGCTCATCTTGGTGGCGCCCTTCATCGGACTCGGTCTCGAAGCAATCGGGATCCTCCGGCGCGTGCTCATCGTCGGGCTCTTGTGGCATCTCGCCTTCACCCTCGTGGAAGCCAAGCTCGCGCCTCCCAAGCGGGAAGCAGAGTACGCTCGCGCCGCGCGGCTCGTGTCTCATGGGCCCTTCGCGCGCCGGCACTGGGTGGTGGGTGTCGGACTGGGGACCGTGGTAGCCATCGGTCTCGCCCTCTTTTTCATGCCGCCGCCACTCTGGGCCGCGGCGTCGCTCCTGGCGCTCTTGGGGCTCTACGTCGAAGAAGACATCCTGGTACGTGCCGGGCAAGCTTTGCCCATCAGTTGA